The sequence ctgggtaaagcgtaccattggtacttcgcgtacctgaaggaataaaatagaccccatctcgcggtccttagcctcttacccagcaactcctatccctacctccccgcggtgctggccgggatacgagcaaccttagggaagatcgggtaaccaaccccggtgggaactatggtcgtatgctgacagggaagggggggtttgctcctctccggaggtgtaaatcttattgagcgtctgttctccatgtcaggatcggctcacaacagtgtctgttctccatgttaggggcggctgattatcgtccgagtgccagcgagggactctaagtgaaactgtgcaccatggtccaccggaaataaggaggaatggtcctccggaaatttagggggtttggtgtcaggccctgcaagccagcctttaaaaaatcttaagcaacgaacaatcaacaagagagtacggaccggaaccatcggcgaagaccactgcgaccaaaaagggactagcgattggaaactcggttcgtggaactgcaaatctctcaacttcatcgggagcacacgcatactcgccgatgtgctcaaggaccgtggattcggcatcgtagcgctgcaggaggtttgttggaagggatcaatggtgcgaacgtttagaggtaatcataccatctaccagagctgcggcaacacacacgagctgggaacagctttcatagtgatgggcgatatgcaaaggcgcgtgatcgggtggtggccgatcaatgaaagaatgtgcaagttgaggatcaaaggccggttcttcaacttcagcataatcaacgtccatagcccacactccggaagcactgatgatgataaggacgcattctacgcgcagctggaacgtgagtacgacagctgcccaagccacgacgtcaaaagcatcataggagatttgaacgctcaggttggccaagaggaggagtttagaccgactattgggaagtacagcgcacaccggctgacgaacgaaaacggcctacgactaattgatttcgctgcctccaagaatatggccattcgcagcacctacttccaacacagcctccagtatcggtacacctggagatcaccactgcagacagaatcacaaatcgaccacgttctgattgatggacggcacttctccgacattatcgacgtcaggacatatcgtggcgctaacatcgactctgaccactatctggtgatggttaaactgcgtacaaaactatccgtcatcaacaatgttcggtaccgacgaccgccgcggtacgacctagagcgactgaagcaacctgatgtcgccactgcatacgcgcagcatctcgaggcagcgttgccggaagagggtgagctcgatggggcccctcttgaggactgctggaatacagttaaagcagccattaacgacgcagcggagaacaacgtcgggtatatgggtcgaagtcgacggaacgattggttcgacgaagagtgcaaacagattctggaggagaaggacgcagcgcgggcggtcgcgctgcagcaaggtacccggcagaacgtggaacgttatagacggaagcggagacagcagacccgcctttttcaggagaagaaacgccgcctggaagaagcggagtgcgaggagatggaacagctgtgccgttctcaagatacacgcaagttctatcagaagctcaacgcatcccgcaaaggcttcgtgccgcgagccgaaatgtgccgggataaggatgggagcatcttgacggacgaacgtgtggtgatcgaaaggtggaagcagcactacgaggaacatttgaatggcgctgagagtacaggcagtgaaagtcaaggcagcggaggagatgactacgtcagttcagcggacgatggaagccaaccagcccccaccttgagggaagttaaggatgccattcaacagctaaagaccaataaagcagctggtaaggatggtatcggagctgagctcatcaagatgggctcggaaaagctggccacttgcctgcacaaaatgatagtcagaatctgggaaaccgaacagctaccggaggagtggaaggaaggggttatatgccccatctacaagaaaggcgacaaactggagtgtgagaactttcgagcgatcaccatccttaatgccgcctacaaagtgatatcccagatcatcttccgtcgtctgtcaccattagtgaacgagttcgtgggaagttatcaagccggcttcgttgacgcccgctcgacaacggaccagatctttactgtacggcaaatccttcaaaaatgccgtgaataccaggtcccaacgcaccatctgttcgttgatttcaaggcggcatacgacagtatagaccgcgtagagctatggaaaattatggacgagaacagcttccctgggaagcttaccagactgatcaaagcaacggtggatggtgtgcaaaactgaagatttgtgtgaagatttcgggcgaacactccagttcgttcgaatcgcgccggggactaagacaaggtgatggactttcgtgcctgttgttcaacattgcgctagaaggtgtcatgtggagagccgggtgtaacagccggggtacgattttcaacagatccagtcaatttatttgcttcgcggatgacatggacattgtcggccgaacatttgcaaaggtggcagaactgtacacccgcctgaaacgtgaagcaacaaaagttggactggtggtgaatgcgtcaaagacaaagtacatgcttgtgggcggaaccgagcgcgacagggcccgcctgggaagcagtgttacgatagacggggataccttcgaggtggtcgaggaattcctctacctcggatccttgctaacggctgacaacgttattcgtgaaatacgaaggcgcatcatctgtggaagtcgggcctactacgggctccagaagaaactgcggtcgaaaaagattcgccaccgcaccaaatgtgtcatgtacaagacgcttataagaccggttgtcctctacggacatgaaacatggacaatgctcgaggaggacttgcaagcactcggagtattcgagagacgggtgcttacactctaaaaaatcatcacgtcatattcacgtgaaaaatcacgtaactcgtatgtcttgaacaaacgacgattgttacgtgacgttagtaatgctgacctgaaattcacgtaacttttactaaaaatcttgGTGAATATGACTGTATACCCACGTAAACAATTTAAGTGAGATTGTGTTAgtgtgattgcagcttcggCATTTGCTGAAGACCTGCATTGTAAACAAGAATGACTGatacataacctaaacataatGAGGCTTCGCGGAGGTAAGTGATATTTCAGGTGCATCTAGGTGGATATTTTCCGTGCCTGCATTTTTcctccttggaaaaaaatcaacagtggtttgataaaaaaaattttagATTCGTTGAAAAATGATGTGGAAAAAAAGGAAGCTGCTTGGCTACAGTTTTTCGGTCGCGTTAGTATAAAATTTGTAGCCTAggttccactactttttggttaATTAACAGCGGCAATATTAGCAATTTTCGAGCACGAAAGTGGTTTTAAAATTCTCAGCGATTCTCATTGACATCatttctcaacaaatctgataaattCCATTCAACATCCGCCGATAactttgttttttcttcaacagTACCTGTACCTGGGCAGTACCTgtttatttttgcattcattcCAAATTCACTATATGTATTGCAATACATTTCAAAACATATAGAGGTTACCTGCTGTCTTGTAGCTTTCACTAAAATTTCACGTAACCAGTACGTACAAATCACGTCAAGTTCACCTGATAAAACACGTAACTACTTTCAAGCTTCACGTCATTAGTACtggaagatccagtcagagtcaccggataaatcacgtaactcaaggaaactaaattttgttcaggttacttgtcattcaggtcactcttacgtgaaaagtatggtggatgagaaccacatttgttttcaggtaaatatgacgtgaagatttttcagagtgtaggaccatctttggcggtgtgcaagaagacggtgtgtggcggcgaagaatgaaccatgagctcgcccaactctacggcgaacccagtatccagaaggtagctaaagccggaagggtacgatgggcaggacatgttgcaagaatgccggacagcaatcctgcaaagatggtgttcgcttccgatccggcaggtacgagacggcgtggagcgcagcgagcgagatgggcagaccaggtgcagaacgacttggcgagcgtggggcgtatccgaggatggagagatgcggcctcgaaccgtgtattgtggcgtcaaattgttgattcagtgttatctgtttagatgttaactaaataaatgaatgaatgacatGCTTCTTGTTAGCGGCATAGATACGGCCTCGGATCAACCAGTAGAGATGATGCAATGGACGTAGAACTTACTCATGCAAGAAGTATGCGAGGATCACTGCGGGGGTTTCTGTATAGTCGTAAGGAGGCTATTTCGGCTCACGCACGGCGATTGACGTCTAGGAGCTTCCCAATCCTTacacgatctgagatgtcttaTCAGGTGCTCcacttgttttatgaaaaataaaacattcttccaaacaagttctaaaataaatCTATTACTTAGCTTAGCTCTATTACTTAGCTAATCAAAGTTACACAATTCATAGGCTATACGGCACTAGGATTAGTTTCTTTCTTAGCACCCATATACATGTGGCATTCATTAAGTGGGTTCCAATTCCCACACACCCACTCTTGTGTTCTGAGTGCCTTTGTGTACCCTACACAGGGCCAACGTTAAGGATCTCCATCCTTGGCTTGAGCCCAAGTCTGATTCCCATCAactttgtttatttctctgttagggtTTTGTCGCCAGGCGatcctgggtctgcctctgctgcgatgtcctgccggattccagcgcttgcttgcagatttcgtctctgctcttacgttgtctgtggTCGGCCTACGTCCATTCACACAGTGGAGTTGCCGTTGATATTGGATCGTCGATGGGGCTCAGTATTCGGTATCCAGTTGTGAGCCCACCAGGCGCGAGCAGTAAAACATAGACATCGggtgatgaatacttgcaaatctatgtgatcCCTGTCGCACCAAGTTTCACCGGTGTAGAACATCGCAGATTTCATGTTAACGTTGAGTATTCGAGGTTTGATGCATTGTCTGGACAGATTGGATCATcatgttctatgttgatcttTGTCCGCTGTCCGACGTTGGCTGGCTttgttttcgaccttctccaatgtttgcccggctaccgtgGAGTTCGAGTTTGTTGAGTGGGAGCATAcgaccaggtcattcagtttactctacTTGGTAGGGCGTTGTGGCGTTAGtagacccgagcagcacacttgtcacatacagGTTTATGTGACTTATGATCGACCAAATCGAGTCACATTAGAGTTGCAGCAACTAAATCAGTCATAACTGTGCTACTAGCAGTATCATCATCTCGTTCGATTGCTCTATGGAGGTAGACTGCTGAAGAGATCCATGATTTCTTCGACTACGATGGGAAATAGCAACAGAGGTATAATACATGCACCCTTGTCTCACTCTTGTACTCACTCACGATTCCGTGGTCAATAAGTACCAAatggagggactcttgaaattaaATGACCTGCTTCAGCATGATGCAAAGCGTGACAGAATGGTTCTCACATGATCGTCCGAGGCGGAAtcctacccaacaaacaattttaactgaataagctagttttgtaGTTGAAtaagactatttttgtttgaataAGCGCTCTcttagcttccaatgtttgttgggtacctgctgccgtcggagaattATCAACCTTTCCCCATATCATTAGGAGAGGTAATCAAAACTTGAAGAAGAAGTTGATCAGCTGGATCGATGAGtgacatgtcgcgtctttatctatcatcatcatcatatttGTCCTTGCTCCATTCAGGCGTAATGAAATATCGAAGAGGAATTGAATATCGCCGGTTTTTGCGGGTTTCCTACCATCGTCGGCCGGGGAGTCCTCCTGCGCCCGCTTCTCATGTCTGCAGGCAGCAGCATTTGACTTACTTCCCAGACCCGCTTTTAGTTGGTAGGACAAGTATTTAGCTCCTATGGAAATGGATCAGCTGAAAACGGAGACGATGCTTTCTTTAGGCCGTGATAAACGCAGCGCTGACATCGCGTTTgactatcatcttctaattggTGACGacgcattgctcggattcagcgCCAGCGGTGTCAGGAGAGGCTCGGGCGACGAATCAAAGTAGACCGtctagaagatccagctgtgaagaaaTCGTTCGTTGAAGTTCTTAGTACTCGGGTAGTTGAAGTTCTGGAAGGCAGCGTAGAAGATAGTTGGGCagtgaagaatgcttttatcgaaaTCTGCGAGAAAAACTTGGGTGAGCTGCTCACTCAGCGAAAATAATGGATTACAGCAAGCAAACGGCGAGGAAAGTGAAGACTCGGAGAAATAAAGTAGAGTCCGTCAACGGTATGTATTCCTGTAAATGGGAGTCGGGTGCTGCTGCAGACAGAACAGGAGGGCATGAGTGGACTTCCTGACCGCTGAAGAAAGGATGGCTGCAGCAACCGGAGGTTATTCCCTCATTTGGACAGCTGAAGTGTTGGTTCGAGAACTTCGAACAGCGtcttcaagtctcagccagTGTTCTTCAAAAACCAGCCATCCGAGGCATACAATTTGACGTATTGACTAATGATCACGAAACGCTATATTAAAGCCtttccacgttaaatttcggacacttaggtactgtccaattgatttgtcgccatttcCAAAATATCTGAAAGCAGCACATAAAGCAGTAAATGTCACCtaaattgatcgtctcagtggtttgcgaaaattttcaaaaattgcctgATGTAATAGGTGtctgaaatttaacgtggacaggctttagtacTGCGACGCTCATTTATGCTGAGTGAGCTCAAAGGACTGTCCGTTTGCTTTTTTGCGGCATCTCACCATCAAAGTCAGCAGGACCATGTGGTTGAGTGTCAACGGGAACAGCCCCCAAGCTTTGTAGCAGCCGGACAATCAGAATATTTAAACATCTTGACAATCTGATATCAGCAGATAGCGAAATCTGGATCGACATGGAACCACGAGCTGGGGATAACTTTGCGAGTTATCGACATATTTGGAAACCATACCGAATGTACTACTCGATCTTGAAACGTGTTGAGTATATAGGCAAAGATAACGTAGATGATGTTTAAAATTTCCAATTCGGACGACTATTCAGCTGGATAGCATGTGCCGAGCAACATAAAAGCAATCAAATACCGATAACAGTATGTAGATGTTCGAgaacattggtggaaatgcgtaGGCCACATATTGCAAGGGAGCTTAGACGGAATCTGTAAGCAGGAGTCCCCTTAATATGCGTGATCTgataggatatagaatatttatgctgttattttcatttgaaataatCTTGGTGACAAATGTATGGTCTATAAATGACTATTTCGTACCAAGATAAAAACAGTGATGCAcatgttcaaaattaaaaaaaaaatcgccggaaaaaaaaaattttcgccccctcaatatttttggaaagttgggtgacataaaataaatttaatatttgtatcggcctaaatgATGATAAAAATGTGTGTTGGTGTTGCCAAAAAAGGGGAAGAGACTGTGTTAAGATTTTGAAGTACTCACCACCAGGACTGACTTGATGAAACACCTTGTACGTGTAAATTCGTCTCTCAAATTCTCACTGTCCGCCGCGGCTACGTAATGCTCGTATTCGGGAAAGTAGTGCTTTATCGATTTACCCGCCAGAATTTTTTGCTCCAATATATCCTGCTTGTTGAGAAACACAATCAAGCCCGTCTCCGCTAGAAATCGATTATGCCACACGCCTCGGAACAGCTCGAACGCTTCCGCTAACCGGTTCTGTTTAGGGTCCTCTCGTAATGTTTGATCGAAACTACCACACGCGATCATGAACAGCACAGCTTCAATACCTTCGAACACCTGCATCCACTTGGTCCGGTGACTGCGCTGACCACCAACGTCGAACATTCGAAACTCCTGCGAGCCTCCCCCAAGCGATTTTGGCATTTTGATGTGGAAGTTAACTTCCTGTATTCCGGTCGTTGTTTTACGGCAATTTAAAATGTCGGAATTCGTTGGAATGTATCCTGGCattgagattttttcaattCTGTCCAAAAAACTAGAATCACAATATCAGAAATTGTATATATTTAGTTTAATCAATATGTAGATGCGACTGAAACTTACTATTTTGCACTATCGATCAATTGAAATTCATTTGCACGCTTGTAGCAATTTTTTACAGCACTATCAGCCCAAACCGTTCGAACCCTTTGTACGTATTCCATGCTTAGGAACCATGGCGCCTGCTTTcctatcttaagaatttccctTGCACATTGGCAGTTTTCTTTCGAGTCGAACTGCAGATTCATTAAAATAGCTTGCTGAATCAATTCATAGATCGATTCGTGAATGTTTTCTATAATATCATGCAGCTTATCCAAACGTTCACTGGAATATAGATACAAACGTATTTTATATGAGTATTTTATCTTTTACgttttcgaaattcaaatctTTTTAATTAAACGAAATCCAAATTTGCTAAGAATTATTACAATTTCAAGTATAGCTTTTGCGTCGTCCAAAAATTCAttgctcttgaaaaatttatACTCAATTCATTACGCTCACAATAcatcattgaaaaaatgtttcactGAACATACCATTCGACCACACAACTAGGCTAGACAAATATGGTTGTGTAAGTGGTAGCGTGGTCCACTTACGAATAGAGACTTGGTGGGCCGTGCAtgtagtcagaatgtcggacgACAATCCAGTGGACTGCGTGGCAAGCGATATGTTGCCATGAACCGAGCAATGGTTTTTGTAAAATCAATTTTCACCAAATTTATGTTTAATATTTATTCACATAGGGATGCTGAAACTACATCCAACAATTTAGATAGAGTCAATTTGACATGCATTTGACACATGcaaaacattagaaaatattccaaattacttattttaatttttaatgatGTTTCTCAGGCGCAGATACGTAGCAAATCGTTTGTTCATATTCCTTGAGCTAGACACACTTAACATCTAAATCACTGAACTCACTCAAAGCTAAATCCATTCTGGTCGTGCAATATTTTCATCTGCTTGATAATAGTGGTTTTTCCGGATTCACCAGCGCCCAACAACAAAATTTTCACCGAATTTGCAAACTTCTGATTGATTTGTGTGAGCCTTTTTTCCAGCTGCTTTTTCCGCAAAATTTCCTCTGAAGGACGGCGGAAGCAGTCCTTCAACAGCATGGCTCCCGACTCAAGCCTCCGGCCTCAGCACGACTTTAGAATCTGACCTCCAcaggttgaatgaaaaacaaagaaccAGCGAGAGGAAACCATCTAAAAATATAAGATTCGCAATTGTAATTAGTTTGATTGGTTTTAAAATGTTGTTTTCACTTACACGAGAGACGCCTTTTATCAAAGAATAGCGGCCACAGAATGCCGATCGATATTTATCAGGAACATGTGCTGCACATGACGTTATCACTTTATTTTAAAGTTGGTTCTGTAATCGCGTGAACAATGTGTAGCGGACTGTTTGAACCGTTTAGACCATCTGATTGAACTAAATTTGTAGCCACTATAATCCATACGTACTAGGAAATCTGAGAAGTATATACTCACATTATTGTTCAGACGGTGATATCAGACACTGTTCAAGAGAATTATCAAATACATATTGATAGAAGCTTAATGGTGCATCTCAAGTATCTTGTCCAATAACCAAAGACAACTAAATAATCTTCACTACAATTAAGTATTtacgattgatttgttgaatatACTATatatgcggtaagacgcgcggctacaaagcaagaccatgctgagggtggctgggttcgattaccggtgccggtctaggcaattttcggattggaaattgtttcgacttccctgggcataaaagcatcatcgtgCTACGTGCTaggcgaggcggctctgtcccagtgtggggatgtaatgccaataagaagtagAAGAATGTATGTAGATCTTTTCCTTTATTTGCGTCGTACATAGTGTAGCATTGCTTATACCAAATTTTGTGTAGAAATCTCGTCCtgctttttcttcaatggctctacattcgaACTGGAACTTGGTTTGCGTTTGATCTCATAGTTCAATTAGCATTTTCACATCGTTAGGCCAGAGTTCTGCTAAATTGCAAATCAAAAGTTTGCTCTTTGATACGTTGCTTGaccaattaaaatcaaatatgACTCATATTATATGAAAAactcaacttaattcaccgagtagtgatactgccttcctTGCATTTagctaagacaccaaccttatatggcgctaatACAGtttgatgtaccattttcttaataacttttaaacgcaacggtcgatcgttatcaaattcaatagtgatcaattaGGCTTTACCAcctttcgaatgcaacttgttgcgagaaaatcggttaaggattactatatgtcTAATGTTtgtcttagcttttgtgcacacacatacacaaatacctctagttcaggcgcaaataagaggtggtccaaggaatcggagtcggcttcatgggtcataccggtggtcatgctctgtggtcgaactcgatccttttatcgaacaagtggctgTGCGAAGAACAACaaggtatcgtcgctttcgcggcgtcggtcaaccgggcgggttccgaacccgaggacggaaaggggtcctcgtcaggcgtggggcaggcgtaggcacgccagggatggaatgctcctcagagcaaatcaggagaagaaaaaaaatgctcactgCTCTCGACACACGAATCTTTGCTCTTCTCTTTTGTACTTTTGCGTTTCTCTCTTTTTCGGGTTGCTCCgaaatatattcatttctcaATGATAACTAAATGGTTTGACTCAATGAGGTGAGGAAAAAGTTGCTCATTGAGTATCTTTGAGCCTCTTTTCTCGAAGGACGGAATTGGTGGTGGCGAATAAATTTATGATAATTAGTTGGCTAATCTAAAGGGTAGCCAGTAGGTAATTGTATTTATCGTgtttgtttagaaaacaattCAATCACTGTCATAATGCGGGTTAAGGACtgcttcattttatttttacacgttGAAGACATTCTCTTGAAAGAGCTTAGtatattttaatcaaaattgaaGCAGTCGAATAAATCTTGTATTTATCGGTCAAAATGGTATACACTGGGGTCATGCGGTTTAATaagaccgatttgcaagatttcctcaccAATCGATTCGGCTTGGGCTCCGCTGTGTATTCAAAAGTTTGCAAATCTGGTGGAAAACTGTCTAAATACAATATTAGGGCCAGTTAGGAGAAAACCCAATGCGATCGCACATAAAACGATCagagtgcggcgctgcaatGAACACAACAATTGACAGGAATGCAAAATAATACAACCCCGAGCAAGCTCGGGTACGTTTGTTACATTTCCAATGTTCCATAGTAGTTTAAATAAAACCAATTATTAATAGGAGCTagatttatatttattaaatcTGCCCATCGACACGCCGTCGACAATTCGCAATGGTTAAAGCACCTTGACGTGATATCTGGCGTCAGGGTAGAAGAAAAAGAGGAGACGAGTCCGGCTTCCGACTGAGATGTGCTGATCGAGGTCGTTCTCTTGTGTCGTGGCTTTCGATAGAAGCAGTCGATTCCCGCGAGTgagaaatccaaaaaattaaACTGTGAACTCGGTGAAAAAGAAACAACTGTCTAATTCCCCGAAAGGACGATTCTGTGGTGTCGTGTCGTGTCTGGGACTTCCGTGAAGGTCGAGGGATGTGCTGCAGTTATTCCGGTTTTAACGGGCGAACAATTAAAAGTTATCCGTCCTCCGGACCGCGTGTGATTAAGTGAGCCCGAGGTTGTCCCAAAAGAACCCATGTGAATAACACGACAATTGTGGCCAACGTGCGTTTAAAGACCCGCCGATTAAGAACCCGCGAGTTCTAGCACCCGTTTTCAAGGGCGTCCGTCTAAAACCCAGTCCGAATCCTCTAGTGTTACCCATATCGCGTGTGCACCGCGTGGAGGCTGTGGTTAACCTCCAAAACCCGCCCCAGCTCAAGGAGTAGAGTGAACCAGGCGTCCATCATTCGACGGCGTAGGGCCATCGTAACAATAAATTGTAGGCTAGGCAGCCCCTGGGATGAGATTCCGGTAAGTCTGCATGCTTTGTTTTAGCCTTGGCAAACCCATAACTTATATTTGTCGATCCAACGGAAAATTGGCCTACAGTTCTACTGTgagttaatttttttcattggaCATcgagggaaattcctttggtgTTTGActaaagagaaaaaaatcaactctctactagaaaattaaaaaaatttggtTCACCCTATTTCATGCGTTGGTGATATCACATTGCACTACCCACTTCCATTGATCAATAGACAGCGTAGGAAGCGTTTTGGCGCTCGTTTTTCAACTAGGTACCTATTACAAATTATTCTCGCAGTGAACAATAGAGACGCACCAGGAAGAGTAAAAATATTTCTCGGTCAAGACAAGTGAATGTCAAGGTCACTGTATAgatatatttcattttttctgtttcttttCTGCATGTAATTTCTTCGAGAGATATTTACACTAGTGTTTGAGTTTGTGGTTGAGATTTGCTCAGCAATTTGGCGAGATCAATTTCGATTCCGAGAGCGCGTATTTGAGAGAAATGTCGGTTACGTTTCTCACAGAGGACGAACTGAAGTTTGAACT comes from Armigeres subalbatus isolate Guangzhou_Male chromosome 2, GZ_Asu_2, whole genome shotgun sequence and encodes:
- the LOC134209399 gene encoding guanine nucleotide-binding protein G(f) subunit alpha-like, with the protein product MLLKDCFRRPSEEILRKKQLEKRLTQINQKFANSVKILLLGAGESGKTTIIKQMKILHDQNGFSFDERLDKLHDIIENIHESIYELIQQAILMNLQFDSKENCQCAREILKIGKQAPWFLSMEYVQRVRTVWADSAVKNCYKRANEFQLIDSAKYFLDRIEKISMPGYIPTNSDILNCRKTTTGIQEVNFHIKMPKSLGGGSQEFRMFDVGGQRSHRTKWMQVFEGIEAVLFMIACGSFDQTLREDPKQNRLAEAFELFRGVWHNRFLAETGLIVFLNKQDILEQKILAGKSIKHYFPEYEHYVAAADSENLRDEFTRTRCFIKSVLVCSRVQVVFKDYSELVAFTGCDEPVAFMDYNEPVAFLDCNEPVAFMDYNEPVAFMDYNEPVAFLDCNEPVAFKDYQEPIAVHGL
- the LOC134211296 gene encoding guanine nucleotide-binding protein G(f) subunit alpha, with the protein product MLLKDCFRRPSEEILRKKQLEKRLTQINQKFANSVKILLLGAGESGKTTIIKQMKILHDQNGFSFDERLDKLHDIIENIHESIYELIQQAILMNLQFDSKENCQCAREILKIGKQAPWFLSMEYVQRVRTVWADSAVKNCYKRANEFQLIDSAKYFLDRIEKISMPGYIPTNSDILNCRKTTTGIQEVNFHIKMPKSLGGGSQEFRMFDVGGQRSHRTKWMQVFEGIEAVLFMIACGSFDQTLREDPKQNRLAEAFELFRGVWHNRFLAETGLIVFLNKQDILEQKILAGKSIKHYFPEYEHYVAAADSENLRDEFTRTRCFIKSVLVDITNETPRRTSLLARRKRSCYYHFTVATDTNNVRMVFNDVHNIILARNLQNLGIL